A genomic window from Chrysoperla carnea chromosome 3, inChrCarn1.1, whole genome shotgun sequence includes:
- the LOC123294765 gene encoding protein arginine N-methyltransferase 5, whose translation MQKKQIACGLQACNYSDLEETVREIQKLSYSFLVVPLVHPRYKRQLIGGKCSDRRGPLTRSDMILPTTEWTKTIVGTISTHINVDSEIASIRKNSEAILKQELTLSSHLGLHIVIVKVKSIRCTNLGRLLYSNVAKCPSGIIWAQLPLTYNEPPHRSDLPPPTIEDDPWEWWHRLRTASNYRKQIALALELSKAIPSEAEVERWLGEPVQCLIVPTSIFLTNQHGYPVLARAMQQIVRKFLALDVQFIITGKSRHKDIQLYLSYMIHLGDMGPLVSKYAGYEDFLQFPLQPLADNLEAQVYEVFEKDPIKYKQYQLAIQKALEDRVHENKRSETTQTVMVLGAGRGPLVQAAINAGKLTGINLNVYAVEKNPHAVNTLHALNAELWNNQVKIIETDMRYFNPDHKADILVSELLGSFGDNELSPECLDGAQHVLKDDGISIPCAYTSYLAPLHSPKMLTEIRAAQPSDKTLLYCFETLYVVHLVNQYQIAPAQACWTFRHPNQDKPIDNKREVTLRFQAQQNCILTGFVGYFDTELYKGIMLSTEPRTYSEGMISWFPIFFPLQEVINIRGGDNIEVSLWRCVTDRNVWYEWCVNKPFPSVVNNVNGRSYTIAL comes from the exons atgcAAAAGAAACAAATCGCCTGTGGTTTACAGGCTTGTAACTACTCAGATTTAGAAGAAACCGTTCGTGAAATACAAAAGTTAAGTTATAGTTTTTTGGTTGTACCATTAGTTCATCCTCGTTACAAACGGCAATTAATAGGTGGAAAATGTTCAGATCGGCGAGGCCCCTTAACTCGATCAGATATGATTTTGCCAACAACCGAATGGACAAAAACTATCGTTGGCACAATATCAACACATATAAATGTTGATTCGGAAATTGCAAGTATAAGAAAAAACAGTGAAGCAATATTAAAACAAGAACTAACATTATCTTCTCATCTGGGATTGCATATTGTTATAGTGAAAGTAAAATCTATTAGGTGCACAAATCTTGGCCGATTACTATATAGCAATGTTGCAAAATGCCCATCGGGTATAATTTGGGCTCAATTACCGCTAACCTATAATGAACCACCGCATAGATCTGATCTTCCACCGCCAACAATAGAAGATGATCCATGGGAATGGTGGCATCGTTTACGAACTGCCAGTAATTATCGAAAACAAATAGCACTAGCATTAGAATTGTCAAAAGCCATTCCATCAGAAGCAGAAGTTGAACGGTGGCTTGGTGAACCAGTTCAATGTTTAATTGTTCCtacctcaatatttttaacaaatcaacACGGGTATCCTGTATTAGCTAGAGCTATGCAACAGATTGTAAGGAAATTTTTAGCATTAGATGTGCAGTTTATTATTACTGGAAAATCGCGCCACAAAGATATTCAGTTGTACTTATCTTATATGATTCATTTGGGTGATATGGGACCTTTGGTCAGTAAATATGCGGGATATGAAGATTTCTTACAATTTCCATTACAACCATTAGCGGATAATTTGGAGGCGCAAGTTTATGAAGTGTTTGAGAAAGATCcgattaaatataaacaatatcaaCTAGCAATACAAAAGGCATTAGAAGATCGAGttcatgaaaataaaagatCAGAAACTACGCAAACTGTAATGGTTTTAGGGGCGGGTAGAGGTCCTCTAGTTCAAGCAGCAATCAATGCAG gaaAATTAACGGGAATAAATTTGAACGTCTATGCAGTTGAAAAAAATCCACATGCTGTTAACACATTGCATGCGTTAAATGCCGAATTGTGGAATaatcaagtaaaaattatagaaacagATATGAGATATTTTAATCCAGATCACAAAGCTGATATATTAGTATCAGAATTATTGGGATCATTTGGCGACAACGAATTATCACCGGAATGTTTAGATGGTGCTCAACATGTTTTAAAAGATGATGGGATTTCGATACCGTGTGCATATACCTCATATTTAGCTCCACTTCATAGTCCGAAAATGTTAACAGAAATTCGAGCTGCTCAACCATCGGATAAAACTTTGTTGTATTGTTTTGAAACATTGTATGTTGTTCATTTAGTTAATCAATATCAGATTGCGCCTGCACAG gCATGTTGGACATTTCGTCATCCAAATCAAGATAAACCAATCGACAATAAACGTGAAGTTACATTGCGATTTCAAGCtcaacaaaattgtattttaacgGGTTTTGTTGGATATTTCGATACTGAATTATATAAAGGTATAATGTTAAGTACAGAACCACGAACGTATTCAGAAGGGATGATTAGTTGGTTTCCAATATTCTTTCCATTGCAAGAAGTAATTAATATTCGTGGTGGTGATAATATTGAAGTTAGTTTATGGCGTTGTGTTACCGATCGAAATGTTTGGTATGAATGGTGCGTTAACAAACCATTTCCTAGTGTTGTTAATAATGTTAATGGTCGCTCATATACAATTGCActgtga
- the LOC123295669 gene encoding glycine cleavage system H protein, mitochondrial, which translates to MVLCRIILKPSHLSQFKNVVYNNSLNFNIIKKQISTTPCLTARLYTDKHEWVEVEGKIGTVGISKYAQEALGDVVFAQLPEASTLLCQHDECGALESVKAASELYSPVSGKVIEKNSAVESKPSLINSSCYNEGWLFKVELTKPGELEKLMDEKKYEEFLKTEEH; encoded by the exons ATGGTTTTGTGccgtattattttaaaacctaGTCACTTATCCCAATTTAAAAATGTGGTTtacaataattcattaaattttaatattattaaaaaacaaattagcaCAACACCATGCTTGACcg CTCGATTATATACGGATAAACATGAATGGGTTGAAGTAGAAGGTAAAATTGGAACTGTTGGAATTTCAAAATATGCACaa GAAGCATTGGGAGATGTTGTTTTTGCTCAATTACCAGAAGCAAGTACATTATTATGCCAACATg acgAATGTGGAGCATTAGAAAGTGTAAAAGCAGCTAGTGAATTGTACAGCCCTGTATCTGGGAaagttatcgaaaaaaattctgcAGTTGAATCAAAGCCATCTCTTATTAATTCTTCGTGTTATAATGAAG gGTGGTTGTTCAAAGTAGAATTAACAAAGCCCGGTGAATTAGAAAAACTGATGGATGAAAAGAAGTATGAAGAATTCTTGAAAACAGAAGAACattag
- the LOC123294902 gene encoding syntaxin-7, with product MDTAGSYAFSSYHNGGGTREQDSQKLAQTIGTSVQKISQNVSSMQRMVNQLGTPQDTQELRTQLHQIQHYTQQLAKDTSGNLKDLSNLPPPANPSEQRQHKMQRERLADEFTASLNSFQNTQRMAAQKEKEQMQKTKINAGLNEPYLGGIKPKQNQLIELQDNQMQRQKQIQEEVNLQILQQQEQSIRQLESDISDVNQIFKELGALVHEQGEIVDSIESSVERTEVFVQEGVQQLRQASTYQNKLRKKKFFCALLGAIVLSIIVTFVVLELKD from the exons ATGGATACGGCGGGTAGTTACGCATTTTCATCATATCACAATGGTGGTGGTACAAGAGAACAGGATTCCCAAAAATTGGCTCAAACAATTGGAACCAGTGTACAGAAAATATCCCAAAATg TTTCTTCAATGCAACGAATGGTTAATCAACTTGGTACTCCACAAGATACTCAAGAATTACGCACCCAACT tcatCAAATTCAACATTACACTCAACAATTGGCCAAAGATACCAGTGGTAATTTGAAAGATTTAAGTAATTTACCACCACCAGCAAATCCGTCCGAACAACGTCAACATAAAATGCAACGTGAAAGACTTGCTGATGAATTTACAGCTTCgttaaatagttttcaaaatactcAACGCATGGCAGCCCAAAAAGAAAAAGAGCAAATGcagaaaactaaaattaatgcggGACTCAATGAACCATATTTAG gtGGTATCAAACCAAAACAAAATCAGTTAATTGAACTTCAAGACAACCAAATGCaacgacaaaaacaaattcaagAAGAAGTGAATTTACAAATATTGCAACAGCAGGAACAATCAATACGACAATTAGAA agTGATATCAGTGATGTAAATCAAATCTTCAAAGAATTAGGAGCATTAGTACATGAACAAGGTGAAATTGTTGATAGTATTGAATCAAGTGTTGAACGTACTGAAGTATTCGTTCAGGAGGGTGTCCAACAATTACGACAGGCTAGTACTTATCAAAATAAactaagaaaaaagaaattcttttGTGCTCTTCTTGGTGCTATAGTACTTTCCATTATTGTTACATTTGTTGTTTTGGAATTGAAAgattaa
- the LOC123295672 gene encoding snRNA-activating protein complex subunit 1-like, which yields MESFTGNCTKKMVARYEAHKSSGYCAKGFKKDAVTLLELFYNMKTLKYQDFCEIWKKMHFIYIYCGRNIKSEVKEFTEEVLHTAKELAININNEFSKRVGALYLLYGLYFLQPVDTSCKIRMTPENFNIYLNLIDQLRICKQLDALYIGCKLIVSRSFYFVVTPHNYGLHRSFRKYHDQTINILNVDTFSLATQTESITVKNGLVDALNQLNEKYYQTKCVLPGAVNMEPEASLKLVDPNIGSKLLANLEQMSTLDSEPSTSQLSEQSDLEDDDEFEEKNVKTNVKINKTLLSKRRKLIKRAFTAKADRKIIQRSKRSKLKGRKKKEV from the exons ATGGAAAGTTTTACTGgtaattgtactaaaaagaTGGTTGCACGCTACGAGGCACAtaa GAGCTCCGGATATTGTGCAAAAGGATTTAAAAAAGATGCTGTCACTTTGCtggaattgttttataatatgaaaacattaaagtatcaagatttttgtgaaatttggaaaaaaatgcactttatttacatttattg TGGACGAAATATAAAGAGTGAAGTTAAAGAATTTACTGAAGAAGTCCTTCATACAGCAAAAGAATTAGctattaacataaataatgaattcTCTAAGCGAGTTGGTgcattatatttgttatatggACTCTATTTCTTGCAGCCGGTGGA TACATCCTGTAAAATTCGAATGACAccagaaaattttaacatttatttaaatttaatagatCAATTACGAATTTGTAAGCAATTAGATGCATTATATATCGGTTGCAAATTGATAGTGAGTcgttctttttattttgttgtaacaCCACATAATTATGGATTACATCGATCATTTCGAAAATATCATGATCaaacaatcaatattttgaatgtaGACACATTTTCATTGGCAACACAAACCGAAAGTATTACAGTTAAAAATGGATTGGTGGACGCATTAAATCaacttaatgaaaaatattatcaaactaAATGTGTATTACCAG GTGCTGTAAACATGGAACCAGAAGCATCTTTAAAATTAGTTGATCCAAATATTGGTTCTAAGCTTTTAGCCAATTTAGAACAAATGTCTACTTTAGATAGTGAACCATCAACAAGTCAACTATCGGAACAGTCAGATCTTGAAGATGATGATGAATTTGAGGAAAAGAATgttaaaacaaatgttaaaataaataaaacattgttaAGTAAACGacgtaaattaataaaacgagCATTTACAGCTAAAGCTGATAGAAAAATTATCCAGCGATCGAAAAGATCCAAACTAAAAGGTCGTAAGAAAAAGGAGGTCTAA
- the LOC123294825 gene encoding juvenile hormone epoxide hydrolase 1-like isoform X1: MSLASKLVLIILSVFIVFVAYSIHSILQPPKLDKPLPETWWTDKDPKDVDESIQQFSINIDETVLEDLYHRLDLFQEHTLPLQDANFTYGFNTDYLYNVIDFWRNQYDWRQREKFLNQYPHFITNVQGLDIHFMHIKPKITKNVKVLPLLLLHGWPGSIREFYRAIPLLITPRDGYVFEVIVPSLPGYGFSEGATKKGLGSSQVAVVMKNLMLKLGFKKFVVQGGDWGGVIAQNIATLFPENLIGMHSNMCSINTPATFLLTLIGSVFPRLVVEKEYEHLIYPYSSTFKHLLEESGYMHLQATKPDTIGIALRESPVGLAAYIMEKFSTWTDKSWKHLPDGGLTRKFTLTELLDNVMIYWVTGSITTSVRLYAETFSIAHLSLNIENIPTNVPSACVKFPNELLYQPNYLLSFKFYNLIQTTHFPRGGHFAAFEEPDLLVDDVFLFVKKLNV; this comes from the exons ATGTCGTTGGCTAGTAAattagtattaattattttgagtgtgtttatagtttttgttgcttattcaattcattcaattttacaaCCTCCAAAATTAGATAAACCGCTACCAGAAACATGGTGGACTGATAAAGATCCCAAAGATGTTGATGAATCAATTCAACAATTTTCCATAAACATTGATGAAAcg gtTCTGGAAGATTTATATCATCGTCTAGATCTGTTTCAAGAACACACTTTACCTTTACAAGATGCCAATTTCACGTACGGCTTTAATACCGATTATCTGTACAATGTAATCGACTTTTGGCGCAATCAATATGATTGGAGACAACGGGAAAAATTCTTGAACCAATATCCACATTTCATAACAAACGTACAAGGATTGGACATACATTTTATGCatattaaaccaaaaataacgaaaaatgtaaaagttttacCCTTATTGTTGTTGCATGGATGGCCAGGATCAATTAGAGAGTTTTATAGAGCAATTCCACTTTTAATAACACCACGAGATGGTTATGTTTTTGAAGTGATTGTACCATCATTACCTGGTTATGGATTTTCTGAAGGTGCTACTAAAAAAGGATTGGGATCCAGTCAAGTGGCAGTCgtcatgaaaaatttaatgttaaagcttggatttaaaaagtttgtagTTCAAGGAGGTGATTGGGGTGGCGTTATTGCTCAAAACATTGCTACACTATTTCCAGAAAATTTAATAGGAATGCATTCAAACATGTGCTCAATAAATACACCTGCTACATTCTTATTAACATTAATTGGTTCAGTTTTCCCACGACTTGTTGTTGAAAAAGAATACGAACACTTAATATATCCATATAGTTCAACGTTTAAGCATTTGCTTGAGGAATCTGGATATATGCATTTGCAAGCGACAAAACCAGATACAATTG GTATCGCCTTACGAGAATCTCCTGTTGGATTAGCTGCATacattatggaaaaattttcaacatggaCTGACAAATCTTGGAAACACTTACCTGACGGTGGTTTAACCAGAAAATTCACTTTAACTGAATTACTAGATAATGTTATGATATACTGGGTGACTGGATCTATAACAACTTCGGTGCGATTGTATGCAGAAACATTCAGTATAGCTCATTTGTCATTGAATATTGAAAA TATTCCAACAAATGTTCCATCAGCTTGTGTCAAATTCCCTAATGAACTATTATATCAACCGAATTATCTTCTATCATTCAAGTTTTATAATCTAATTCAAACAACTCACTTTCCAAGAGGCGGACATTTTGCAGCTTTCGAAGAACCCGATTTATTAGTTgatgatgtatttttatttgttaaaaaattaaatgtttaa
- the LOC123294825 gene encoding juvenile hormone epoxide hydrolase 1-like isoform X2 — translation MSVFHKTLLVALSLFVVFIANNLYNIFKPPQLTEKLPNTWWTNKDVKSIDTSIRKFSINVSQEVLEDLYHRLDLFQEHTLPLQDANFTYGFNTDYLYNVIDFWRNQYDWRQREKFLNQYPHFITNVQGLDIHFMHIKPKITKNVKVLPLLLLHGWPGSIREFYRAIPLLITPRDGYVFEVIVPSLPGYGFSEGATKKGLGSSQVAVVMKNLMLKLGFKKFVVQGGDWGGVIAQNIATLFPENLIGMHSNMCSINTPATFLLTLIGSVFPRLVVEKEYEHLIYPYSSTFKHLLEESGYMHLQATKPDTIGIALRESPVGLAAYIMEKFSTWTDKSWKHLPDGGLTRKFTLTELLDNVMIYWVTGSITTSVRLYAETFSIAHLSLNIENIPTNVPSACVKFPNELLYQPNYLLSFKFYNLIQTTHFPRGGHFAAFEEPDLLVDDVFLFVKKLNV, via the exons atgtcggtgtttcataaaactttattaGTTGCATTAagtttatttgttgtttttattgcaaataatttatataatatttttaaacctccacaattaacagaaaaattacCAAACACCTGGTGGACGAATAAGGATGTCAAATCAATTGATACATCAATACGGAAATTTTCTATCAATGTATCGCAAgag gtTCTGGAAGATTTATATCATCGTCTAGATCTGTTTCAAGAACACACTTTACCTTTACAAGATGCCAATTTCACGTACGGCTTTAATACCGATTATCTGTACAATGTAATCGACTTTTGGCGCAATCAATATGATTGGAGACAACGGGAAAAATTCTTGAACCAATATCCACATTTCATAACAAACGTACAAGGATTGGACATACATTTTATGCatattaaaccaaaaataacgaaaaatgtaaaagttttacCCTTATTGTTGTTGCATGGATGGCCAGGATCAATTAGAGAGTTTTATAGAGCAATTCCACTTTTAATAACACCACGAGATGGTTATGTTTTTGAAGTGATTGTACCATCATTACCTGGTTATGGATTTTCTGAAGGTGCTACTAAAAAAGGATTGGGATCCAGTCAAGTGGCAGTCgtcatgaaaaatttaatgttaaagcttggatttaaaaagtttgtagTTCAAGGAGGTGATTGGGGTGGCGTTATTGCTCAAAACATTGCTACACTATTTCCAGAAAATTTAATAGGAATGCATTCAAACATGTGCTCAATAAATACACCTGCTACATTCTTATTAACATTAATTGGTTCAGTTTTCCCACGACTTGTTGTTGAAAAAGAATACGAACACTTAATATATCCATATAGTTCAACGTTTAAGCATTTGCTTGAGGAATCTGGATATATGCATTTGCAAGCGACAAAACCAGATACAATTG GTATCGCCTTACGAGAATCTCCTGTTGGATTAGCTGCATacattatggaaaaattttcaacatggaCTGACAAATCTTGGAAACACTTACCTGACGGTGGTTTAACCAGAAAATTCACTTTAACTGAATTACTAGATAATGTTATGATATACTGGGTGACTGGATCTATAACAACTTCGGTGCGATTGTATGCAGAAACATTCAGTATAGCTCATTTGTCATTGAATATTGAAAA TATTCCAACAAATGTTCCATCAGCTTGTGTCAAATTCCCTAATGAACTATTATATCAACCGAATTATCTTCTATCATTCAAGTTTTATAATCTAATTCAAACAACTCACTTTCCAAGAGGCGGACATTTTGCAGCTTTCGAAGAACCCGATTTATTAGTTgatgatgtatttttatttgttaaaaaattaaatgtttaa
- the LOC123295494 gene encoding autophagy protein 12-like, whose product MEKSDSVNETAQAVSDLTIEDKENDKSKIDVLLKATGNAPIMKKKKWTVPYNKTIGWISEFIKKYLKLEPSEQLFLYINQTFAPSPDQVVRNLYDCYGSDGRLVLHYSITQAWG is encoded by the exons ATGGAAAAATCTGATTCTGTGAATGAAACAGCACAAGCTGTATCCGATCTTACAATAGAAGACAAAGAAAATGACAagtcaaaaa tCGATGTATTACTAAAAGCGACTGGTAACGCGCCcataatgaaaaagaaaaaatggacAGTGCCATATAATAAAACCATAGGCTGGATCTctgaattcataaaaaaatatttaaaattggaacCATCAGAGCAATTA tttttatatataaatcaaaCATTTGCTCCATCTCCAGATCAAGTTGTACGAAATTTGTATGATTGTTATGGAAGTGACGGTCGATTAGTTTTACATTATAGCATTACGCAAGCATGgggataa